TTCGCTGAAGCACCTGGCGTTCTGCCAATTCTCTATCGCCGCGATCTGTTCATCTTTGACGCCGACGTGCTTCGCCGCGGGCACATGCTGGGTCCATTCGTACACCGAATGGCAATCCTTGGCGGTGCGCAAGATTGCGATTTCCCGCAGCTTTGGATCTATCGCACTCTGCGTGAAGAGCGCATTGCTCAAACGGCTGCGGTGAAGGAATATGTTCTGCGCATTAGCGGTCATCCTTTGCACATTGAGTACGATGGGTCTGGACTTGAGAATCTTGAGAACTTCAGGCGAAGCGTCCTTTTCGTCGAGATAGGGTAACAAGGCCATTGGTGCATTCCTCCAAAAATTGTTCATCCAATGAACGCCGGCGCTGGCGCGCCGAAAAGCTGGGAGCGCTCCTAAGACGTAACCTGGTCCTTCGAGGCTGCAGGCTAGCCGGGTGACAACTAGATTCCGAGGTCCAGCAGGTTGTAATCTCGTAGGCCCGGTTTCACTTCCGGCGTCCAGCAATACCGGTCTTCCAGTCCGGCGAACGGCTTGTATCGGTAAGGCTTCTCGTTCGGAAAGCGCTGCTGCCGCGCATCGATCGCATACATGATCACCCGTGAGCGCTCACGAATGCGATCCTCGTCGTAAACCGCGACCGGGTTATGCACGCCCCCGCTGACTACTCCCAGCACTGACTTGCGGCGATGAAAACCGAAGTTGAGCGTGACGCGAACATCTTCGCTGGTGTTGGCAAACGAGCCATGAACCGCTTGCCGGTTGCAGATCACGACATCGCCGGGCGCGCAGATGAGCGGCACCGCGTCAGGCAATCGATCCGAACCCGCCGCCTCGACCATTGCTTTGATGTCCACCTTGCGGCGCCGATGGGAACCCGGCACGACCCACAGGCCGTTCGCCGCGTTACACCCATACAGTTGTGCCATGAAGTTGAAGCCGTGAGTGCCTTCGTCGAGGTCCGGACTGTCCCAGTGGGTCCAGCCATCCTGGTGCCAGGCCACGGAGCCGCCCAGGCCAGGCTGCTTGATCCACACCGCCTCGTTGAATGGCGTGAAGTCTTCGCCATTGATGGTTTCCGCAACTGCCAATAGCTGTGGATGGCCGTAGAGCCGCAGGCAGGCATCGGAAAACTGCAGCGAACCAAGGACGAGTTGCAGGACGTACTCGGGCGCCCCTATAGGAGGTGTGGGTTCGATCATCTTCACCGGATGCCGGCCGTTGGCGAAACCGGTGCCGCCGAAAGGATCGGAAAGCGGCCTGACCCAACTGATGTTCTGGGCTTTGCAATCCGCCCCGAGGGCCGGGCGGCCCTGGCTGTCGACCTTGGCCTGCTTGTTCACTGGAGCGCGCGCGAGGATTTCGGCCACGTCGCGTTCGATGTCTTCAAGTTCTTCTTCTCGCAGTAACCGTTCGAAGATATAGAACCCACAGCGCGAGTAGGCGTCGAGAATCGCCGGATCGAGCTTACCGTCTCGGTCAAAGCGCAGCGGGCCTCGATTGCCGAGCCTCAGCGCGCGCTCCTCGCCTTCTCTACGATAACGCTCCATCGCAGCCTGATCGCGTCCGTAATCGACGATGGGGACCTTGATGAGGGGTAGGTTAGCCATGCTCAATCTCTCCTACGAAAACCGCCGGCGGTAAGACTCACTATGCAGAAACATTCTCCTACGACTAGCCTCGGCTGTTAGCTAATTGAGCCCATACAATTTCACCGCGGTATCGCGCACGATTTTGCGCCGGTCGGTCTCGGACAGCTTGCTCAGATGTTTGGCGACATAATCCTGAGACCTCGGGAAGGTAGCCTGCCGGTGGGGATAGTCGGACGACCACATGATGTTATCGGCAGGGAACCAGTCGAGCAGATTCACGAAAACCGGATCGTCGATGAAGGTCGCGTAAACCTGGCGCTTTATATACTCGCTCGGCTTGAGCGGCAGTTTGAAGCCACGAGACCCGTATTTGTCTATCCGAAAGAGATAGAAGGGTATCCAGGCCACATCGTTTTCGGCCGACACTATTTTCAGACGAGGAAATCTCTCAAAGACCTTGCCAAACACCATCGAGGTTAGCGAACGTTCGATAGGATGAACCATCGAGATGAGGCCCGACATAAATTCGATGCCGCGCATGTCGGCATTGACGACGTTGCTAGCGTGACCGGCGGTGCCTTTGGCGCCGGTCAAAATATGCAGTGAGAGCGACATATCGAGGTCCTGAGCAGCAGCCCAAAACGGATCGTAATCTGGATGTGAGTAAGGTCTTTCCGCCGGCGCA
This is a stretch of genomic DNA from Candidatus Binatus sp.. It encodes these proteins:
- a CDS encoding amidohydrolase family protein, producing the protein MKRGFDQAPKAVHDPAERIKDQERDGVSAEVIYTSMGMPLFGLGDAEFRSACFRAFNDWATDYCSYDLKGLIPLGLITLEDIPAAIAELTRIKRRGMVGAMIWGDAPAERPYSHPDYDPFWAAAQDLDMSLSLHILTGAKGTAGHASNVVNADMRGIEFMSGLISMVHPIERSLTSMVFGKVFERFPRLKIVSAENDVAWIPFYLFRIDKYGSRGFKLPLKPSEYIKRQVYATFIDDPVFVNLLDWFPADNIMWSSDYPHRQATFPRSQDYVAKHLSKLSETDRRKIVRDTAVKLYGLN
- a CDS encoding phytanoyl-CoA dioxygenase family protein, with product MANLPLIKVPIVDYGRDQAAMERYRREGEERALRLGNRGPLRFDRDGKLDPAILDAYSRCGFYIFERLLREEELEDIERDVAEILARAPVNKQAKVDSQGRPALGADCKAQNISWVRPLSDPFGGTGFANGRHPVKMIEPTPPIGAPEYVLQLVLGSLQFSDACLRLYGHPQLLAVAETINGEDFTPFNEAVWIKQPGLGGSVAWHQDGWTHWDSPDLDEGTHGFNFMAQLYGCNAANGLWVVPGSHRRRKVDIKAMVEAAGSDRLPDAVPLICAPGDVVICNRQAVHGSFANTSEDVRVTLNFGFHRRKSVLGVVSGGVHNPVAVYDEDRIRERSRVIMYAIDARQQRFPNEKPYRYKPFAGLEDRYCWTPEVKPGLRDYNLLDLGI
- a CDS encoding carboxymuconolactone decarboxylase family protein; the encoded protein is MALLPYLDEKDASPEVLKILKSRPIVLNVQRMTANAQNIFLHRSRLSNALFTQSAIDPKLREIAILRTAKDCHSVYEWTQHVPAAKHVGVKDEQIAAIENWQNARCFSEVERLVLQFTDEVNANVKASRATLEAIKQHLSPGEIIELLVIIGHWRQTASILETTEVELEDFAGKVDILEGMTQRK